The window AGTAGTGACACCCGCAACCTCCGAATTCTGGATCCGCCACTGATTATTGACAACAAATTGGCAATACATATATGTAGTTATTACTACACAATTTATCTATTATTTATTGCAAATAGATTTGGAAAGTTGCTGGTAAAGTTGTtatcatgtgaccaggaggtcacggattCGAGtcatggaaacagcctcttgtagaaatgcagggtaaggctgtgtacgatagactcttatgatccggcccttccccggactcCCCGCATAGCAGAAGCTTAGCGCACCGAGCTGTCCTTTTTTAGATTTGGAAAAACTAAGGTAAGAAAAATGCTACTTTAGCACATCTCTATAATAGGACAGAGGTTCTAGAGTGAGAGTCCCCAACTACTACGTGCAACCTTTCAGTGTCAACCTTACGAAAAAAAAAGTGTTAAAACAATATGAAAATAGAACTGCGTTTACATTTCAGCTTATATGAACCATATTCTAGAATACTTAAATTGGCAAAATATATCTTATTTGTTTAGGATTAAGACTTAGAGAAACATGTTTCCGGTCCACATTGGGAACATCATGAGAAACTGTCATTTAGAAAGTTCTATTTATCATAAAATTCATAGAACTTGTAACATTTTCAAAACCTAACACACTTCCAATTATAAGTTATTTAACATATTCTTTCAATCTAGAAACTGTTGGAATCAGTTATACGAATCCTCAATGAGTATTCACTATATTTAATTTCGTTCCAACACACAACATATTTGTTTGTTAAGGCAGATTAAGGGTCCACTAATATTGGAGATTTTCTTAATCCCATACTTATCTTTATATTGACATTTAAAGATTAAAAAAGCTTGTAGAAACACCGGGCATAAGTTATATATGATCCAACTAGTTGGTATCACCTACCATCGTATTcgtattttgttgttgttgtttttattattaCGCAAGAATATAAAAATGTTGCACTATTCTTCGTATCAACCCAGAGTTTACAATGCAATAAAATGTTTACCCTATATTTTTTATTGTACTAGAACCTTTTATAAATTATCACCCCTCTTTGTTGTGGGCTTACTCACATTGTCGGTCCCAAGCCCGAATAAAGGAAGAGGATTGCGGTAGACTAGCCGCGAGCGTAAAACTTGTCAAGATGATTCTTCGACCAGATATTGATGTTGTATCGCCCCCTCTTCGTCCAAATTATTGAACTAGcagatgtttttgataaatatttttggatttttagactTAACAGTCAAAAGGACAATTATTAGTGAATCCGATTCTGATACTTGTATTTCTTTGTCAATATTGGCATATTATTATTCCGACTCCATGTGAAGAGAAATTCTTGAAATCCCATTTTGTGGTGCTACAAGACGTTTGAAATAACAAGTCGAAATCCTCCTTAAAGCATTAAGTTTTAGCCCATCATTATTTCCCACTAAAAGGTAAAGATCCAGCTTTTATACCTCCTAATTGTTTGATGCAGAGTAAATAACCAAACACACTATATATTCACTATGAATCAAGTCATGTAAAAGTTGGATATGGTTTTGAAGCTCAAAAGCACCATCACCAGAAGCTTATTTGctataaatatgaaaaattaccCTTGAGAGTAAATAAAAAGGCAACTCATCTATATACGCGCGTCAAAACTATGATATTTCTTATTTGAACCCTGTAATTCAATTAGATATATCAAAGAGGAAAAACTCAAGACATTTGGAGACTAAAAATGAATTGGTTATAGGTTACATTTTTGGCTCCTTACAGTGAACTGTTTGCTAAAGCAAACTATGCAGCTAGCTAAAACGACCTTATGACTGTACAATGAGTTAATGAAACATACATTTACACCATAGCCCACCCAAAGCTGATAAAAAATAACAGTACTGGATGTACCTCTATAACTTACAAAAATTGTGCAACTAACAGAGTATGTAATGCTCAGATATTATCAGGTAATGATTCTGATTGAAACCTGACACTCACAACACTCGTGTATTTCTAGCTCGACATGATTAAGTGATGCATTAGTGTTGGTTTTTCAAAGGGAGAGGAGGCATCTTCACAGGTACTTCTGTCATCATGGGAAGAATCTTTTGAGGCCACCAGATATGGGGAATGTCGAAAGAAGTCCTACAAAGCGCCTTTTCAACGAATTGCCTAGGTATGGCAGAATAGCTATTTCTGGAAAATCTTGATAATATGGTCTTTTTGCAACATTAGGACCAAGTGTTGGGACAAGACCATCTTCCGACGGATGTGCACTACGGAGGTCTCCTCCATTTGCATCAGTTTCCTGTTCCAGGAAAGTGTGTGAGAAACAAGAACGCTTTCAGAATCTACTAAGACAAGATAAATAGAAAATAGAAGATGCTTACATTGTTCTCTGTCAGGTAATTTGATAGACCCCATTGGTTCAACAATTTACACAATCTCTCAGGATCATCCGGTGATTCTCGACGAATAATTTCTTTCCCCATGTCCTGAATAAGTTGAGGCATCATCACCTTATTTTCATCATCAATGCTGATGAGGGATCTGTCAATGAGGTTCTGAATTCCAACTGTAGGGTGAAAATCACAGTTCTCCAATATCTTGATAACATCATCTTTGTCCTTCCCAACAAAAAAAGAAGCAATAAGGAGGAACAACCTCTGGTCATGATCATCTAGAGACTTATAGCTTATCTCAAGATTCTTTTGAACTTTACTATGAGGGATTGCTTCCAATTTCTGTAATTTACTTCTCCATATTTCCATATCTCTCCCTGAAAGAAAAGAGCCCAAATCATAAAGGGCTAACGGAAGCCCACTGCAATGCTGTATTGCCTCTGTTGAAAGCACCTTGAACTCTTCTAAAGGGTGGTCTTGTGAAAAGGCATACCAACTGAAGAGCTTTAGGGACTCATCCTCCCCAAGTTCCTTAATCTTGAATAACATGTGCCTCTCATGCGCCTTCAATAATTTCTCACACCTTGTTGTTATGAGAATTTTACTCCCCGGATAAAACCAATCTCTTGTCCCAATAAGTGAATCTAAGACATCCAGCTGATCCACATCATCAAATACAACAAAAACCTTTTTGTTGCCAATAGCATCTTTCATTTTGACAATTCCTTCATCAGCATTGTATATCTTTTCCTTTCTGCCtttcaaaatactttcaaaaattTGTTTTTGCAAATAAACCTGACCATTTGGATGTTTCTCTGAGATATCTCTGACATTTGCAAGAAAGCAACTGCCATCAAATCTGTCATAGTTAGAGTTGTAAGCTACTTTAGCAACAGTAGTCTTTCCTATGCCACCAAGTCCACAGATCACCCCAATGCCAGCTTCACTGGATTCATCCAGTAACCATGAGTTAATGTCCTTCACTCGAGACTCTAATCCAACTGTGTATGAAGGTACACTAAGTACTGTCCGATCCAATCTTTTGAGTATCTCCTTGATGATTTTTTGGATGAATTTTGCCTCGTGCCTACAGTGCAAATGTAAGAGACGAAAAATTCAGTAAAGCGCTGCAACTTGCCAAGTATTGGAGAACATACAAAAAGAGTTTGCTAATACTTCACATTTATGAGCAAGCATAACACTAGTGGGACAATCAGTCATATTAAGCATCAGTTAAATCAAATAACGGGGTTGTTGCCTAGGCAAAATTGAGAactacgaaaatatgaaaattttgggtttttgttttttGCTTCTGGATGTACGAACCTTTAAAGCACCTTCTTAGTGCTAAATCAATATATATGGCTTCCTAGTGCTACAGGAGAAAAAATGAGCTATATTTACTTGTGTGCTGTGAAGAAATTTGACAATACTGTGGCACAACAAAGAAGGAAATGGACAACGAATAAAGAGACCAGTAGCACAGGAAATAGAGAACCAAGAAATATTATAGTGAACCATGTCCAGTTAGGAAAACGATGAACACAAGGACACGTTCAGCCTCATCATTACTGGAGTGTATCATACACAAATTTCCAAAAGAAACTGAGATATGAAGTGCGTCTACACTTAGTGCATGGAATGCTCAATACCATTTACACAAgtaatctttatttttatttttatttttaggcaaagggccaaataaattcttgtactttcgaaaatggtctaagaatacccctcgttatactattgggttatatATTCCCCTGCCGCCATACTTTGGAACAATAATACCCTTATTTTGAATGGAGTGTCACGTGGCAGCACCAGattaaaatgactcatttattttttttcccAACCCGTTTAAATAAACACACCACCCGACCCAAATTTCAAATTAAGGGATCAGCTTTGTCTTCTCTCAATTCCTTCCAAACTCTGAAGTTAGTCAAAATGATGTTACTTTCAGCAATTGTACCTTCTGATATGCGACGATAATAACATTTTTTATATGTTGAATTTCTTTCATATAATGGGTGTTACACGTGTATCAAGTGACTAGTACATTAAACCTTGAGTGTTGACAAAGACAACTAGTCTATTGCAATAATCTTCCCCCTCCTCAACCACTTCCGAGAACTCAAAATAAATTAAAGTACCAAATAATTTGCCCTTAAACGTTATATTGCTTTTATGAAGCCAAAGTTAAGAAAAGATgttacaaaaacaaaacagaaaagaagaaaggaaagacAATGAAGGAATTAAATGATTAAACTTCAATAGAATAAGTTCTCCAGAGATATGACTAAATCAGATGATAATCAAAGGAAATAACAATTCAGAGCTGTAAAATGGGGTTAAAAAAAAAATGGGGTTCAACTTCATAAATTCCTCTTCTAATTTTTCGCTTCTTTCTGTTTCAACGGAGTGGATAAGGTAAAATGGGGTTCTTTTTTACGTCAGGTTGTATTTTAAGTGGGGTAAAATTTGGGTCAGTTGTGGGTTTCTTTTAAACAGATCGGGTAAAAAAAGAAATGGGTCATTTTAATCTGGTGCTGacacgtggcactccatccaaaataagaatatttttgttccaaagtatgatggcAGGGGTATatataacccaatagtataacgacgGGTATTCTtaaaccattttcgaaagtacaggAGTATATTTGGCGCTTTGCCATttatttttttaaggaaaatatGGACCCTATGAATCGGGGTATGCATTTCCCATCTAGACAAGTATTCTTTCTTTTGTATCTTCAAATTTGTCTATTCAGGGCATTTTGTCTCCTTCCTTTGTATCCTTCATTTTCTTAAAGCAGATCATTTGACACTGATAACTTAACAAATAAATGAGAACACAACGAGTTGAAGAACTGCTGACCGATCATCAtcatactatattaaaagtgggaAACTCATTTGTATAAAGTTGAATTATAAAATCGCCCATCAAAAGTTTGAATGATCTTTTTACCCTTCAATTGCTCATTCTTCTATAATATTTTTGTGCAAAAAAGTAAATATACATTTAAATAAATACTACTCTACCAGACTTAAACACCATGATGTCTCTTGAATATATCAATTTAATGTATTTGTATGCTTTGGGACCTTCGGTGCTCTTTGTATTTCTAGGTAGAGTGAATTCATGGTGTTATTTTGTTCGTATTCCAATTGAAAATATGAAAGGTTAAGGTTGAAATATGTACCATTTTATAACAGCCAAAAGCAATAAATTCTTGGAAAGCAATATGCAATGAATGCTTGGGCTATCTCAAAATTCTTAAAATGTGATGAGGAATAGGTGAATAGCAAGGCACTGCTTATGATTCCAGACCGAAAACTCAAACCCTCTCTCATATTGATGTTGTCATTCTTTATCATGCAATTTTATATGCATTTTTCGTTTTCCTTACATTCTGaggttttctcttctttttcttttcatattcTTTGGGATAATTTAGTGTGTTAATTTATTTTGCAGCTTAACCTTGCTGACTAAATCAATGTTGCTTCTGTAAGATTATATCTGCAATTGTAAGTCTTCATCTCAGTCGCCGTCATCTAGAAGAAGGCTAAAATTTATTTCTTGGACTTTATGTGTGATTTCTCATGTTAGCTTGAGCATTATATTTTTTAACCTTTttattcaaaataattttgactcttttCTGACTTTTTATTTTCCATGGAAGACCAGGAAATATTAGATGATTGAGAAAGTAATCAAGACAAAAGCAAAAACGAAAGACACATAAAAAAAACTTGACTCGATCCCAATAGGTATATTGTATTCTTGGCCCTACAAATGGAGGctataaacatttttttttgtgCATCTTTTCCGGAAGGAGTTTGCTCTTTGTGTGCAGCATGGGTAGCATTCACTATAGATGGGGAAAACATGTAAAAACTGTAAACATTGAATTTCAAGTTCAACGTAATGACTTTGATGTAGTACGTTGCTGCaattttggaagattatgtagGTAAATGGCACTATTGGTGCATGATTTTGAACAAATTGAGGATGTATCAGATTTCGATGCCATATGTAAATTATTTAAGAGTATTAGAATAGCGAAACTGAGAATACTATTTGTGTGCATCTACAGGTTATATATAGTGTAGTACTGCTTTTTACTGCAACCATGGAAAGAGAAAAGTCCAGACTACTATTATGTGAAAGATACgtacaaagaaaatatttatgaGATGTGCACGAAACTTACTTTTTCTTAcacttctatttttattttatagctaatataattgCTTTTAGAATATCTACAAatcttcctttttaaaaaaactatACCTCACATATATGTTAATAAAGTTACTTGATAGAAGTAGATAATTGACATTGCACTATATTGTCTCACACACCATTGTAAGCAGATTAATTAGGGGGTAGTGTTTTTATGTTTCCGAAAATACTTATTTGCATGACATCTCCAAGTTGCTAATCCCAATCATTACATACTACAGAATTTGCTAACATCATGCATAGCACAAGTATAAAATGGTAATTCAAAATATGTTGTTTATATACTTTAGTTTATCTTTTATTATTCAGAACATGCTTTATATATGCGCTATGCATACATATTCTTTCCCTCAAATTGTGTGTAATTTATGGCATACATATTCTAATATTGTTTTAAAAATGATTAGTATgggatacacgtgcaacgcacgtgttCAAAAACTAGTAAagttaaaagcacatacgagtcAGGAGCATTCACAGAATGAAAGAAGATTGTGTCATAAGCAGGTAGTTATTGCTCCCTTAGAGCAAGGTTTAAATCCAAGAGTCCCTAGTTGACCAAGTCTTTTACTTCAACTAGGCAGAGAGAATCCTTACTAGCTTCTGACAAGCAGGAGAAGGAAGGAaggtaaaagaaaaggaaaaaaacacaGATACATCCCTGCACACCATGAGTTCGATTTGGGTACCGCCATACCCCAATATGCAGGGCAGCACATCTATGGAAAAGAGGACCCAAAATCTAAGTGAAGATTTCACCAGCAATCTTCAGCATTAGAATGTGTTTGATGTCATTGCTACCAAAATCTAGAGGTGATAGTAATGGACAAAAAGTACAAGTCACTATGACGTCTATAGGGAGTCCTtttaaatcaaaagaaatctaATAGGGAAAGATCATTTAAATGCAGTGGTTCAAAGTTGTAAATATTGAAGAAAGATCAGTAATGAGACTTCTGTAATGGGATCCATATGAGTGACACTTAGTAGCATAAAAGAGGCCCTGGAACAACCCTGGTTTGTCTCTGAAGTGGATGGCCAGCAATGAATTCTGAGAAAAGGAAAAGGTATATATGAATTCTAGGAATCACTATCTTTTAGGTGAAACCCCATGAGGTTCAGTTACTAAGGGTTTATGCATAGCATTAACCATCTGGAATACTCAAACATGAGTTTCATACAAGTAGAATCCAACCTTATGGTAGTTTTTTATCATCTTTAGCGTTGAACTTTCTGTCTTTTGATTGATTTCATTCTTTCACATTAGACTTTAGGCCATCTTGGTTACACCTTTTGACTCAAATTTGCTTAGAGCTCAAACGACTATTTAAGGGTCTTTGGCATACTAAATCACTTCAACTTTCGGCAGCTCACAGTTAACTTTTCATGTTCATAGAGGAAGTTTCCTCCATATAAATTTTGCCCATTTAGCATTTCCAGAGTATCTTTTCCTGAAATCATCTTTCCAATAGATCATTTTGCAGGGCACATTAGGCAGTTTCACTTTGCAAGCACATTAAGATGTATGATAGTCAAATACATAGATATTGTAATTTTTGCAGCCCAAATCAAACTTACATCAAAACTTTCAAACAGATATGAGGTCTGATTCGGTGACTAGAGCTCCAGCTGGTAGGATGGGGGTTTGAGTCACGTGGACTGTAAGTTCAAATACCGTTTATTCTATAAAAAAATTCCAAtttaaataaatgaaattaatCAGTAGATTATTGACTCCCTAAGCAAAACTTCAGCCAAGTTTCCCTAAGCAGAACAGAACCCTTTTTCTTTCACCAGTAACAATTGAAATAAACATAGCTTTCAAGCCTCAAGCCTAATCTAAAGACAGCATGAGGAAACGTCAATTACAAACACTGAAGAAAAAAGCGACCAGAACATTAGATaatttaaagagaaaaagaaagaaactaaCCCGTCAACTTCTTTAGCTAAGCACATTCCTTCCAATTTAGCAACTTCTTTCAGAGCTACTCTCCACTTGTCCATCTTCTCCATCCATACCTTTCTTTTTTCTCCAGTCTCCGCATTTCCTCTCTTTTCATGGTTCACAAAAGCTTCAGCAAAACTCCCAGTTTGGTTCTCAACATCCTCAGGGCTAACAGTGTAAAACACAGGCAAAACAGTATGACCCTCTTTCTTCCTCCGATCAACAATGTTGACTAGCTCATCAAGACACCATCTTGAGGAAGCGTAATCTTTGGATAAAACAATTAGGGAAATCTTGGATTCTCGAATACCCTTCTGGAGTTCAGATTCTATGTTTTCTCCTCTGCGGATTTCATCATCGTCTCGAAAAGTTCGTATTCCCGCGTTGATGAGAGCTGTGTAGAGATGATCAGTGAAGTTTTTTCGGGTGTCTTCACCTCTGAAGCTCAAGAAAACATGGAAAGAGTAACGGGTTTGTGTGGATTGTGGGGTTGCCATTGAAATTGGTCCAAGAAAATGATGACCCAACAGAGAGATTTTACGAAAGTGATAAGCTGTGCAGAGTCAAAGAGGATAATGACCCAATTGAGATTTTGATGATTTGTGTGTGTGCTAGTAAGAATGAAAACTAGAAGCTCAAGAGAAAATTCACTGGAGAGCAAAGTTTAGAGAGTTTTGAGGAGTTGAAGTCAATGGAAATGCCGTGTGAACTGTGAAGAGAAAATGGCGAGGTTTTGTTAACGCAAGGCAAATTGCGTGTTAAGGTAATTTTCTTTCCGGCTTCCTTTTCCCCTTGTAAAATATTCCTTAGCAAACGCCCTTTGTACAACAAAGCATACATCATAAGTATTACTTCCTTTTTTTTCAtcttgtaattttcgttttaaacCAAAGGATATCACCTTTTCGAACTGTAATATACTCTGCCATTTTGATTTTTTACGGCAgtcctttatttttttatttgcaaGTGAATTATTCGAGTTACCCCATTGTTCCCTTTGACAATTTGCGCATCAACTAGTGTTTACTTTTAAAGTTAGTTACcgaaaaagtacttttttgggCTTAAAATCCtcttcttttttggatttttatacgCAGTTTATAAATGGGAAActaccagctatgtccatttataagtagcttattacaaaaattggtcaattcataaaatattactaatatcaGCCAAGTATTACCAATACTatccaattagctatttgtagccaaaAAGGGTCAAAATTTTAAGTGGGTGTTACTAGGATATATTGAGTaaatcttaaggagcttgaacctcagttttggatgattttgtggagtttggtttgaattgaaaatttgaagtagaaggttaacatgaaaaaaaaatcatttgtgtatcacatattgGATCAAATGTATATTCATGTATACCTGTGTATGAGATATATGTGTgttacatgtttgatacatgtatcgcagaagaattttttcatcatcttatttgctacctcatccatgaaatttcctttctgTCTTTCATCTAATTTTGttgatcacgcttaaaaatattgaagaagaGCTTTGCGTGTGCTTTTTGGAGAGGAGTaaccttatttatttggatttTCAATTTATATATGTGTTTGGCTAGTTTTAGTAAGTCTACGTTTAATaactagaggttggtaagttgagacttatttgaGAGATTTATGTAAAATTCCCTTTATAAATCTCTCAAAAACTCCGCAATGAATATAGCTTACTTTTGGACTGTCTACGCGTAGTAAATTGAAGCTGTATCATCATAAAGTCAAGTAAATTGTAATGCATTAAGCTTTGTATGTAGAACTAATTAATGCTATGGAGAATGTCAATTGTGCAAAATCCAAGAAAGAAGGGGCGATAGCCCATCGAAACATAGAAATAAACCACAAAACAGAGGTAAACACATGGTAAAGTAAACCACTCATTAATCTTGTTACAAAACAAGCCTCAAATAATTTGAGGCTACAAGTCCATGTTTGTTAAATGTCTTATTGATATTACTGAGAAAAACGCGAGACTGAATTTTACTGTCATCCCCGTTCTTGCACCACCAATTCACCTGCACAATAACAAACTCGTATTCAGTTTTCAATTTGCCAAATCTGCTGCCAATTTACCAAATAGAACAATACTCATGGACAAGTATGAAGAGATGCAAAATATTTAACTTAGCAACGGTTGTGAACAATTTCATCTTGCTAAATATTGCTTGTCTTAAGCACTCATGGGGATAATTGGATATTGCTTAGAGCCAGGTtgttctctccttttttttttttttgatttgcaccgggtgtccTAGTCTCTTCGAGCCCCGACTAATCccgggggtgcacaggccctcAGCAAGGAGTtttcccgcaagtgcaccacggttaattcaggttttacccgGTCCGATGGCCCTCATaaattgtttgcacccagtgggtttcgaacttgagaccttgaaagggagaaaaccccaaggctcaagtcaattgccaccaggCCAACCTCAGGCCTGAGGGTTGTTCTCTCCTTTCCTATCTCCTGCCTCAAAAGAAGCTCCCTACCTAGCCGAACAAGTGGGAGCCTATCTGGAGACAGACATACTGGAAATCTCTCTTCCCTCCTCTCCGTAGTTCATAAAAAAGTTGACATAATTGACAAAGGCATGCACTTGCCATCACTAAATCCATTCCCCAATGGAGGAAAACAAATGACTTGCCATTGTACTCCTTTTCTCTAAATTCATAACAGAATTGAATGAAACAATGTTTAGGTGCCATTTGATTCACGGAAATCTTGCAGCAACTGAGATTGCAACCCAGTAAATCAACCACATTCAGAAATCATATAACATTTCCGTAACTCCTAAAAGCATTTAAGGTTTAGAGCTGGGTTAAGACTGAAAGATTTTCGTATGTTACCCATTCCTCAGAATTAGCTTTCATTGATCATAATCATTAATTTGGCAAACAATGAAAACAAGGACTGTTGGAGGAAAAACCTACACAGGAATATATATGGTTTTCCAATTCTTTACGGACAAAGATAGACTGAAGTCGAGTTACTAGCCTTTTAGAGAGTTCAACGTAATAGGTGAGATTACAATTTGCTTAAGTAAACGCCATAGGGTTGACAACAGTAAAGCAGGCCATATAAACCGAGTATGATGCAATTAGAAAATATTATGAGCTAAGAATGTGAGTCTTTCAGTTTAAGAAGGTTATATCATTAGGGAGATGATTCTATTTGAAAAAGCTAAGAATATTATGAGCACAGCAtgaaattaagaacaaaaagagCTTATATAAACCGCGTACAATAAGTGCAATTAACCACAACAAATAGTGCGGGATAAAACACGAGGGGAAGTGCTATACACACTTTGATATAGACAATTTGGTAGGAGTGCTATAGGAGGACAGGATAGGAGGGTCTTTGAGAGCACTGCTATCTGCCCCACATTTATCTGTCATGTACCGGAACAAGGTTATACAAGTAAGACAGATGATTGGAAgacttttatttaaaaaaatagttctGTCCAGATTTTTGTTATCTTGTATATACTAGAGGAATCATATGTCTAAACAGCTGGATGTGTGGCTGCTGAAGCTATAATGAATCGGCCTTTTTCCTGATGAGAATACGCCTCAATGCACTAAAGGCTACATTTGTAGTGATGCTTCCACGCACACCACTAAATGTATTTAATGGTCTGTCATTGTAGTGAATGGTTACTAACCAAACACACTACTATTACTTATGATCAACAAACCACACTTGTCTCTCACGTATTGGCGCAATAAGATATAGAAGTTAGAATATAAATGCCCCTCTCATCTTGTTTTTATTAGTTTAATGTGTAAGATAAATGGGAGCGGAAAGTGCCAACAAGGCTAGACTCATAGTAAAGATAATTGTATGCACAAACAAAACTGTCCAGTAAGGCAGCAACATATTGTTCTGTTCCTAACTTAAGTAGATAACTAGCACAGGCAAAAGGAAGTCACTTTGTAGCCCATAACTAACAATTATTTCTTTCCACAAAACGAGCAGAACTAGGAGTACGACAAAAGGA of the Nicotiana tabacum cultivar K326 chromosome 7, ASM71507v2, whole genome shotgun sequence genome contains:
- the LOC107768613 gene encoding disease resistance protein RUN1-like; this encodes MATPQSTQTRYSFHVFLSFRGEDTRKNFTDHLYTALINAGIRTFRDDDEIRRGENIESELQKGIRESKISLIVLSKDYASSRWCLDELVNIVDRRKKEGHTVLPVFYTVSPEDVENQTGSFAEAFVNHEKRGNAETGEKRKVWMEKMDKWRVALKEVAKLEGMCLAKEVDGHEAKFIQKIIKEILKRLDRTVLSVPSYTVGLESRVKDINSWLLDESSEAGIGVICGLGGIGKTTVAKVAYNSNYDRFDGSCFLANVRDISEKHPNGQVYLQKQIFESILKGRKEKIYNADEGIVKMKDAIGNKKVFVVFDDVDQLDVLDSLIGTRDWFYPGSKILITTRCEKLLKAHERHMLFKIKELGEDESLKLFSWYAFSQDHPLEEFKVLSTEAIQHCSGLPLALYDLGSFLSGRDMEIWRSKLQKLEAIPHSKVQKNLEISYKSLDDHDQRLFLLIASFFVGKDKDDVIKILENCDFHPTVGIQNLIDRSLISIDDENKVMMPQLIQDMGKEIIRRESPDDPERLCKLLNQWGLSNYLTENNETDANGGDLRSAHPSEDGLVPTLGPNVAKRPYYQDFPEIAILPYLGNSLKRRFVGLLSTFPISGGLKRFFP